One part of the Lycium ferocissimum isolate CSIRO_LF1 chromosome 8, AGI_CSIRO_Lferr_CH_V1, whole genome shotgun sequence genome encodes these proteins:
- the LOC132068571 gene encoding probable RNA methyltransferase At5g51130, which yields MKQHQQNKGNLVTTTTTQKKKRKEVAVFGNYRNYYGYRIGQDSEEDPRLKAMKKEWFEGKDCLDIGCNSGVITIAIAQKFSCRSILGIDIDDARIQDAYWTLRKTVKSTKAAPAGVAKLEESKNLNGIKNYVEESPKKKARTDCTESHHLQEADLFDIVSFKKGNFVQNWHPGENTSYDTITCLSVSKWVHLNWGDEGLITLFSKVWRLLSPGGVFILEPQPWSSYYNNRLVSETTKVNYQEIKIRPEDFQDILLDKIGFRMVEDITSSASGRKAGFNRPIFAFWK from the exons ATGAAGCAGCATCAACAGAACAAAGGTAATCTGGTGACGACGACGACTAcccagaagaaaaaaagaaaagaagtagcTGTGTTTGGTAATTATAGAAATTACTATGGCTATAGA ATAGGTCAGGATTCGGAGGAAGATCCAAGGTTAAAAGCTATGAAGAAGGAATGGTTTGAAGGCAAGGATTGTCTTGACATTGGGTGTAACAGTGGAGTGATAACAATCGCCATTG CGCAAAAGTTTAGTTGCCGAAGCATCCTTGGAATTGATATTGATGATG CAAGAATTCAGGATGCCTATTGGACTCTCAGGAAAACAGTGAAGAGTACTAAAGCAGCGCCTGCAGGGGTTGCCAAATTGGAAGAATCTAAGAATTTAAATGGTATTAAAAACTATGTGGAAGAATCACCTAAGAAAAAGGCAAGGACTGATTGTACAGAATCTCATCATTTGCAAGAGGCAGACTTGTTTGACATAGTCTCTTTCAAGAAGGGGAATTTTGTTCAGAATTGGCATCCAGGGGAAAATACATCTTATGATACAATTACTTG TTTAAGCGTGTCAAAGTGGGTGCATTTAAACTGGGGTGATGAGGGACTAATAACTTTATTTTCGAAAGTCTGGAGGCTTCTTTCACCG GGTGGTGTCTTTATTTTGGAGCCTCAGCCTTGGAGTTCATACTACAATAATCGTCTTGTATCTGAG ACAACaaaagttaattatcaagagatTAAGATCCGTCCCGAAGATTTTCAAGATATACTTTTGGACAAG ATTGGATTTAGAATGGTAGAGGACATAACGTCTAGTGCATCTGGTCGCAAAGCTGGGTTTAACAGGCCTATTTTTGCATTCTGGAAGTGA